The DNA sequence AGATATCATCCTTGCCTTTACCCCCAGGCCTGTTTGACGAAAAGTAGCCCAAAAGCCCATCGCCCTCATTCTTAATAATGAGCCCAAAATCATCGTCTGTCGAATTGATTCCCAGACCCAAGTTTACGGGAATACTGAAACTGTTCTCCCCTTCCAGATTACTCTTATAGGTATCCATGCCACCAAGGCCATAGAAGACATCTGAAGAAAAATAAAGACTGTTCTCAAAAATAAATGGGGCTATCTCATTGCCTGGCGAGTTGATACGTGACCCTAAATTGACCGGTGCCGACATAATTTGGCCGTTATTGGTAGCGACATAATAGAGGTCGGTGCCCCCATAACTATCCTCAAAATTTGCCGCAAAGTAAAGCCTTCCGGTTTCAGCATGGTAGAACGGGTAATAGAAAGAGGTGCTCAGGTCACGCAATAAAAGCCTAAAAGGGCCATTGATGATCTGCATACCTATTGCCAATGCATTCTTGCCATTGTCATCGAAGGCCAATTCACCATCCTCGGTATTTGAAAGCACATACAGAATCGCATGTAAATTATCTGAATAATAGGGTGTTGCCTTATGGTAATTGGAAGTTGGTACGCCCGTATAGGGGTTGGGATTCAAGATTTGACCGTCAGCACCGATTTGCCCTACAAAAAGATCAAGGTATGATTCAGCCATCGGGGCATATTGCTTTTTATTTTCTTGTGGCCGACCGCTACTGAACAACAGTTTCTCTTCATAGAATGAAGGAGCGAAATCTGATTGCGGACTGTTACTTTCTACATTGAAAATCTGATAGTCCAATTCGTTGGCCACGTTCGATTGAAGCAATTCTCTATTGAAATCGGCATTTTCAAGGAGCTCTTGTTGCAAGTTGTCAGCTTTGGTGGCCAAAAAAGCCATCACCCTTTCGTTATTGCGGGTCTTTGAAAAACTTTGCAACATCTTGTTGAAGTGATGGTTACCCATTAAACTGTCTTTCTTATAGGCTTCAAGATACATCTGTGAGGCCTTGTCAAAAGCATTGGTCTTAAAATAGGCATCTGCCAAATTC is a window from the Muricauda sp. SCSIO 65647 genome containing:
- a CDS encoding OmpA family protein, with translation MKSTLWAVFILVFTCMAGQDKKSKGDNYFFQYAYQQAIAEYEAQKAEKGLSPQQELNLADAYFKTNAFDKASQMYLEAYKKDSLMGNHHFNKMLQSFSKTRNNERVMAFLATKADNLQQELLENADFNRELLQSNVANELDYQIFNVESNSPQSDFAPSFYEEKLLFSSGRPQENKKQYAPMAESYLDLFVGQIGADGQILNPNPYTGVPTSNYHKATPYYSDNLHAILYVLSNTEDGELAFDDNGKNALAIGMQIINGPFRLLLRDLSTSFYYPFYHAETGRLYFAANFEDSYGGTDLYYVATNNGQIMSAPVNLGSRINSPGNEIAPFIFENSLYFSSDVFYGLGGMDTYKSNLEGENSFSIPVNLGLGINSTDDDFGLIIKNEGDGLLGYFSSNRPGGKGKDDIYGFKVDRKPGLKTIALRGKVIKSYDNDEGVAKAVVRVMDGNGGVLKEVYTNEDGDYRLEIPWREEVVLQATKDRHSLFAEKLQFLEGLDQKEGFKIPIGLAAYDDLVEEKEDQKVIKLRKFYFGRGLKKITPEIATELDKVVSFVGQFPAVQLRIETHTDSRGGSAANFRLTQGRSDAIKEYLLQKGVPASNILYSIGYGEQKILNNCHNGAFCLEMLHLQNQRSLIVILNDNILFD